The Musa acuminata AAA Group cultivar baxijiao chromosome BXJ1-3, Cavendish_Baxijiao_AAA, whole genome shotgun sequence genome window below encodes:
- the LOC103979169 gene encoding protein ASYMMETRIC LEAVES 2-like has product MASSSAQVPLSSSSASASPSATSSPCAACKFLRRKCQPDCVFAPYFPPDQPQKFVHVHRVFGASNVTKLLNELHPYQREDAVNSLAYEADMRLRDPVYGCVGVISILQHQLRQLQMDLSFAKSELSKYQSAAAVAAAAAASTTGLGATTPAAAAARGHGYIVPGFGLGRDQCFPAAARDPSHSQQMMMRNYDADLAARLGANGAYDAGLAAAAMNATTAATIGLFGGQFPRPSAAGGDERSGIGPL; this is encoded by the coding sequence ATGGCGTCTTCGTCGGCCCAGGTCCCGCTCTCGTCCTCCTCGGCGTCCGCATCGCCGTCGGCGACGAGCTCGCCGTGCGCCGCCTGCAAGTTCCTCCGCCGCAAGTGCCAGCCCGACTGCGTGTTCGCGCCCTACTTCCCGCCGGACCAGCCGCAGAAGTTCGTGCACGTGCACCGTGTCTTCGGCGCCAGCAACGTCACCAAGCTCCTCAACGAGCTGCACCCTTACCAGCGCGAGGACGCCGTCAACTCGCTCGCGTACGAGGCCGACATGCGGCTCCGAGACCCCGTCTACGGGTGCGTCGGCGTCATCTCCATCCTCCAGCACCAGCTGCGGCAGCTCCAGATGGACCTCTCCTTCGCCAAGTCCGAGCTCTCCAAGTACCAGTCCGCTGCAGCCGTGGCCGCGGCCGCCGCGGCTTCCACCACCGGCCTCGGTGCAACGACCCCAGCGGCCGCCGCCGCCAGGGGGCATGGCTACATCGTACCCGGGTTCGGGTTGGGGCGGGATCAGTGCTTCCCGGCTGCTGCGAGGGATCCAAGCCACAGCCAGCAGATGATGATGAGGAACTACGACGCAGATCTGGCGGCGAGGCTGGGTGCCAACGGCGCATACGATGCAGGGCTGGCGGCTGCGGCCATGAACGCGACGACGGCGGCCACGATTGGGCTGTTCGGTGGGCAGTTCCCCAGACCCAGCGCGGCCGGCGGGGATGAGCGATCAGGCATCGGTCCTTTGTAG
- the LOC103979168 gene encoding fructokinase-2, with translation MSSGGATAELVVSFGEMLIDFVPDVAGVSLAESGGFIKAPGGAPANVAVAITKLGGRSAFVGKFGDDEFGHMLADILKKNGVDAEGVRFDPNARTALAFVTLKSNGEREFMFYRNPSADMLLTESELNLSLIKRAKIFHYGSISLISEPCRTAHLAAMRAAKQAGILLSYDPNVRLPLWPSEEAARTGIKSIWKEADFIKVSDDEVAFLTQGDPCKEETVKTLWYDGLKLLVVTDGEKGCRYFTKDFKGQIPGYAVKTVDTTGAGDAFVGALLVSIAKDNSLFKNEEKLKQALAFANACGAICTTKKGAIPALPTASMAMELVAKAK, from the exons ATGTCGAGTGGAGGTGCGACGGCGGAGTTGGTGGTGTCGTTCGGGGAAATGCTGATCGACTTCGTGCCGGACGTGGCAGGCGTGTCCCTTGCGGAGTCGGGGGGGTTCATCAAGGCGCCCGGAGGAGCCCCCGCTAATGTCGCCGTAGCCATCACCAAGCTCGGTGGCCGCTCCGCGTTCGTCGGCAAG TTTGGAGATGACGAGTTTGGTCACATGCTGGCGGACATACTGAAGAAGAACGGGGTCGATGCCGAAGGGGTTCGGTTCGACCCCAATGCGCGAACGGCCCTCGCCTTCGTCACCTTGAAGAGCAATGGCGAGCGAGAGTTCATGTTCTACCGTAACCCCAGCGCGGACATGCTCCTCACCGAGTCAGAGCTCAACCTTTCCCTCATCAAACGCGCCAAGATATTCCACTACGGCTCCATCAGCCTCATCTCCGAGCCCTGCCGGACCGCCCACCTCGCCGCCATGCGCGCTGCCAAGCAAGCTGGTATACTCCTCTCCTACGACCCCAACGTGAGGCTTCCTTTATGGCCGTCCGAGGAAGCTGCTCGAACCGGCATCAAGAGCATTTGGAAGGAGGCAGACTTCATCAAG GTTAGCGATGATGAGGTTGCTTTCCTGACGCAAGGAGATCCATGCAAAGAGGAAACTGTGAAGACGCTGTGGTACGATGGATTGAAGCTGTTGGTGGTCACAGACGGTGAAAAGGGTTGCAGATACTTCACAAAG GATTTTAAAGGACAGATACCAGGATATGCAGTGAAAACTGTTGATACCACTGGAGCCGGAGATGCATTTGTTGGTGCCCTTCTGGTTTCAATTGCCAAGGACAACTCCCTCTTCAag AATGAAGAGAAGCTGAAGCAGGCACTTGCGTTTGCGAATGCTTGCGGAGCAATTTGCACGACAAAGAAGGGAGCAATTCCGGCTCTTCCAACTGCATCGATGGCAATGGAATTGGTTGCCAAGGCGAAATGA
- the LOC103979166 gene encoding uncharacterized protein LOC103979166 isoform X1, whose translation MDWNGGGGGEEKGLLWRLPVLKAKDLGKVGPGIGFGAGCGVGFGVGLVGGAGIGAGFPGLQLGFGFGAGCGIGLGFGYGVGRGVAYDDNRRYTNVGKLFHKVRNGSSENQIEILFDELMESTRKLIKATSKEIDKWR comes from the exons ATGGATTggaacggcggcggcggcggggaagAGAAGGGATTGCTGTGGCGGCTCCCGGTGCTGAAGGCGAAGGATCTGGGGAAGGTTGGGCCCGGCATCGGTTTCGGTGCCGGTTGCGGCGTCGGCTTCGGCGTCGGTCTCGTCGGAG GTGCAGGAATAGGGGCTGGATTCCCTGGTTTACagcttggatttggatttggagcTGGATGTGGAATAGGGTTAGGTTTTGGTTATGGTGTTGGGAGAGGAGTTGCATATGATGATAACCGAAGATATACAAATGTGGGAAAGTTGTTCCATAAAGTGCGAAATGGTTCATCTGA gaATCAGATTGAAATCCTGTTTGATGAACTTATGGAGAGTACAAGAAAGCTGATAAAAGCAACCTCAAAAGAGATCGATAAATGGAGATAA
- the LOC103979166 gene encoding glycine-rich protein 5 isoform X2: protein MDWNGGGGGEEKGLLWRLPVLKAKDLGKVGPGIGFGAGCGVGFGVGLVGGAGIGAGFPGLQLGFGFGAGCGIGLGFGYGVGRGVAYDDNRRYTNVGKLFHKVRNGSSDAPLSRFILLDLPPFPPSEG, encoded by the exons ATGGATTggaacggcggcggcggcggggaagAGAAGGGATTGCTGTGGCGGCTCCCGGTGCTGAAGGCGAAGGATCTGGGGAAGGTTGGGCCCGGCATCGGTTTCGGTGCCGGTTGCGGCGTCGGCTTCGGCGTCGGTCTCGTCGGAG GTGCAGGAATAGGGGCTGGATTCCCTGGTTTACagcttggatttggatttggagcTGGATGTGGAATAGGGTTAGGTTTTGGTTATGGTGTTGGGAGAGGAGTTGCATATGATGATAACCGAAGATATACAAATGTGGGAAAGTTGTTCCATAAAGTGCGAAATGGTTCATCTGA TGCTCCATTATCCAGATTCATTCTTTTGGATCTTCCACCTTTTCCACCCAGTGAAGGTTAA
- the LOC103979594 gene encoding putative ribosome biogenesis protein C8F11.04: MAAGAAAPVNSGSSRINREAVTKAADALFQWLRSRDSKAQLFEDDEFLYLQLSLHRFPSNTKSARVNPQLLPVPHPLFSDHSSSLCLFFDDRSPSASASALLDRARELSLSVDAVIGLSSLRSDYRPYEARRRLCDSYNLFFADRRIIPLLPRLIGKEFFRKRKAPLPLDLSRPGWPLQLRRCLNSAFFYPPSKGTCTVVKVGRASMTPEEVADNVNAIVEGAVEHVPKGWGNVRSVLIKAAGSVALPVYQAVPQMGLKINVPASMDVDKEKDLEHDGESEVVDVGEVDEQLSGQKKDKQRKNKKGRIHEVITRYMEMDEGGEDNDNGVQENENGEEGNDKEVEKSATKKKRKKQGTEKRKESIKKKGKKDNKELCDDGEQDDHGDGIEGEGDKSSAGVSLDSKMKRKKKGKVDKQVEEENDGEKLEETAKADGTKKKIKKTKNLEKVKKIKKSKVRQS, translated from the coding sequence ATGGCGGCGGGGGCGGCGGCACCCGTCAATAGTGGCTCGTCTCGCATCAACCGCGAGGCGGTAACGAAAGCAGCGGACGCGCTCTTCCAGTGGCTCCGCTCCCGCGACAGCAAGGCGCAGCTCTTCGAGGACGATGAGTTCCTCTACCTTCAGCTTTCCCTCCACCGATTCCCCTCTAACACTAAATCCGCCCGCGTCAACCCTCAGCTCCTCCCCGTCCCCCACCCACTCTTCTCCGACCACTCCTCCTCCCTCTGCCTCTTCTTCGACGACCGCtccccctccgcctccgcctctgcCCTCCTCGACCGAGCCCGCGAACTCTCCCTCTCCGTGGACGCGGTCATCGGCCTCTCATCGCTCCGCTCCGACTACCGCCCCTACGAGGCCCGCCGCCGCCTCTGCGACTCGTACAACCTCTTTTTCGCCGACCGCCGCATCATCCCCCTTCTCCCTCGCCTCATCGGCAAGGAGTTCTTCCGCAAGAGGAAGGCCCCGCTCCCGCTCGACCTCTCCCGCCCCGGCTGGCCCCTCCAGCTTCGCCGCTGCCTCAACTCCGCCTTCTTCTATCCACCATCGAAAGGCACCTGCACCGTCGTCAAGGTTGGGCGGGCCTCGATGACTCCGGAGGAGGTCGCAGACAACGTGAACGCGATCGTTGAAGGGGCTGTGGAGCACGTGCCCAAGGGGTGGGGAAACGTGCGCTCCGTCCTCATCAAGGCCGCTGGCTCAGTCGCCCTACCGGTCTACCAGGCCGTCCCACAGATGGGCCTCAAGATCAACGTGCCAGCATCTATGGATGTGGATAAGGAGAAAGATCTGGAGCATGATGGTGAGAGCGAGGTTGTCGACGTTGGAGAAGTGGATGAGCAGCTCTCTGGCCAGAAGAAGGACAAACAGAGGAAGAATAAGAAGGGACGGATCCATGAAGTGATTACAAGATACATGGAAATGGATGAAGGAGGAGAGGATAATGATAATGGTGTGCAGGAAAATGAGAATGGTGAAGAAGGCAATGATAAGGAAGTTGAGAAGAGTGCTacgaagaaaaagaggaagaagcaagGGACGGAAAAAAGGAAAGAGAGTATCAAGAAGAAAGGCAAGAAGGATAACAAAGAACTTTGTGATGATGGAGAACAGGATGACCATGGTGATGGTATCGAAGGAGAAGGTGATAAATCGAGTGCAGGTGTATCGTTAGATAGcaagatgaagaggaagaagaaggggaaagtGGATAAGCAAGTGGAGGAGGAAAATGATGGAGAGAAACTTGAAGAAACTGCCAAAGCTGATGGAACAAAAAAGAAGATCAAGAAGACAAAGAATTTGGAGAAGGTGAAGAAAATTAAGAAGAGTAAGGTGAGGCAATCATGA
- the LOC135638821 gene encoding ethylene-responsive transcription factor ERF019-like, translating into MSHGQEGGETKYKGVRRRRWGKWVSEIRVPGTGDRLWLGSYATPEAAAVAHDTAVFFLRGPSHAGRLNFPDRAVALTWACLSPPSVQRAASESGMAVDAQMQEAAWREERRQPPSSDVSSERVSRREAGDSDVSMGSELYGDISVDDMEIWV; encoded by the coding sequence ATGAGTCACGGCCAGGAAGGAGGCGAGACGAAGTACAAGGGCGTGCGCCGCCGGAGATGGGGCAAGTGGGTGTCGGAGATCCGCGTGCCGGGCACGGGCGACCGCCTGTGGCTCGGCTCCTACGCCACCCCGGAGGCCGCGGCCGTGGCCCACGACACCGCCGTCTTCTTCCTCAGAGGCCCGAGCCATGCCGGCCGCCTCAACTTCCCCGACCGCGCCGTGGCGCTGACGTGGGCCTGCTTGTCGCCGCCGTCGGTGCAACGCGCCGCGTCCGAGTCGGGGATGGCGGTCGACGCGCAGATGCAGGAAGCCGCCTGGCGCGAGGAGCGGCGGCAACCGCCATCGTCGGATGTCAGCTCTGAAAGGGTCAGCCGGAGAGAGGCGGGAGACAGTGACGTGTCCATGGGGAGTGAGTTGTACGGAGATATAAGCGTGGATGATATGGAGATATGGGTGTAA